Genomic segment of Arachis stenosperma cultivar V10309 chromosome 4, arast.V10309.gnm1.PFL2, whole genome shotgun sequence:
CTACTAATGTTATGTCAgcaatattatttatttgacAAAATTTTAGATTTAACCACTCAAAATTTGCCAAATCAACTATTATTTCTAAATCagcaacaaataaaatatacaaaaacatatacaagtaataaaaatatatgcAAATTAGGCTACAAAATTACCAATGAcaataattagaaattaataGTATCTAACTAAATTTATAATCAATATccctatatttattatattttaccATTATAAATATTACAATTAATTTATAACcccaataattaattttttaatttttataaataactcattaaatataataaacatcCATGTTACAAATGTCATAATAATCTTAAtatattaatcataataaatttaatgttacaaatattcaaattccATACTATTTGAATTTCTTATATAAATCTCTTATCATTATTTATTCAAATAAcatcaaattaagcacaagaaatttattttcaaaCTACATAACATTTCAAACTTACTCAATAGAGCATCATTCTTTGAACAGTATCACCAAACAAATAGACAATTAGTTTATCAAAGTTTGCGTGGTTCGTCTATAGAAAACATTAACACCCACAAATGAAGAAGAGTTTCTTTACTTAGAAATGATTATATTAGATGAAAAGGTACAAAACAAacatatttattgtatttttaaattgaacATTTCCCAACAAACTTTCTTTaatctttaatatattttaattatttttaagattttcaaaatttatttgcGTACAGAttaatcttttaaattaaatgttTGAGTTAGTTTTGATGGCAATTTCACATGAACTTGATTCCTAGCTATGTGCTTTTGATGCAGCACACCTCAATCAGTCGAGACCGTAAGCTAATGATTGTTGATGGAGATCATCTAGATGGATTGCTAGTGAATCATCACAATAAGAAGGTAGATAGTTCATatcattatgtatttatttattggacttttcaattgattttgtccTGGTTGATGGTATTTTGATTTTCCTTGCAATGGATCAAATCCTTCAATTTGCTATGAAGTTACAATTGCTATGAAGTATAGACAGATATAGTGAAAGTGAATACTACATAGTCACTTCATATTGTGCCAAGAGTAAGTGAGATTGCAGGACCACAAGTTAGAATGATTTATCTCAACAACAGCATAGAAAAGAACTAACTTGCATGAAAAGGTAAATGTTAAATTTCTGGGAGAAGTGCAGGATAAAAGAAGATAATATTATATGAACTTGTTGTATTGAAGTTGTTTTACATGATACAAAAATCATgctatttataaaaatattttcaactAGTTTTATAAATATCTATCTACTAATTACTAGTTATTACTGACTTAACTCCCAATTACTAACAactctaataatattttaaggaaaagtatagggtaccaacatattatctgccaacttctgccaactcttatttatatttatgtttcATGAAAGTGTGTCCGTAGATgtgtctaataattaatatattttaaacacatatataaagagacacatccagaaaatatatctataaagacacttctattaaacacagttataaaaaagacatttttattagacacatccacGAACACACTTCTATgaaacacaattataaataagagttggcagaagttgGCAGATATGTTGTTGGTAACATAGCGGAACCGATATTTTAATAGTAACTAAATAGCAGAAATATATACCTGCTTTTGGAAAGCAGCAGTGACATTGACAGCAAATGCCTCAGAGATAAAACATCATCATACTCTACAAACTCCAAGTTACTACCCAAGAGATAAACCATGATCATCAACATACTCTATAAACTCCAAGTTTCTACCCAAGGAACGCATTTGTTTAGTAACCTCCTTCAAGTCAGGGCAGTTATAGAAGACCGCACGGCGGAGACGAGGCATCGCACCTTCTTCTGATGACAGACGTGTGATATTCACACCGTCCATGATAAACACTTGAAGCCGCACAAAGCTCCCAGCAGTACCACAATTAAGAGTTTCTTCCTCACAATTTCCATATCTCACTTTCAAAATTTGAAGGTTGGGAATTTGTCCCAATGTATTCATATCTTTAGATTTCAAATCCTTAAAACCTGACAAGGTAATCTTTGATAAGATTTGAAGGAAATGTAACTCTATCTAATGGAGCCCGACATTCTTCAAACATAAGTACCAGCTTACGTAGATTGCTTAGGCAGTGCAGTCTCTTTAAGTTATCTTCTGTGGAACCATGTTCTTCAGCTATTTTTAAACCCAGTTTTCTCAAGTTGGGAAAGCAACCATTGTCAAGTAAGCTCCCTAGTTGTGATTCGGCAGACACATAACCTAAGGTTTGGAGATTCTGCATTTTATCATTTACTCCAACTTCATCTGCTGATAAACTCACGCCAAACTCACTACGAAGATGTCTCAGTTTCTTGAAGCCCCCAATACTTAGGCCATTGTGAACATAGGAATCACATGTTTCTAAACCCTGAAATTTACATAACTCATATGATTCAGAAAAGCCCGTTTTCAAGAACCTGAGGCTTTTGACCAACCCCTTCAAATACTCATCTGTTGCTGTTCTATTTATATCAGTGAACCAATCTGGAAAATATAGCACATTAACTTGGCAATCTTCTGGAATATGATGTGGCCACACATGTTCAACATCTTGATAAATGAACAAGGAACAAGTGCAAGATTCATTACATGTTACTATACTGGCATAGGCTCCTACGTTGCTGGGATAGGACAGTCTACGagcattgttattgttgttatcAGGTTTGTTGCTCTCTGATATGCACAATTCCCGGAAGAGATCATggatctgacatgttttcacgCCTTTGCCATCACTCCTCCTCTTGGCCACTTGTACCAAGTTTCGATCCACTAGCTCCTTCAGGTATTGCTCACCAATATCTTCAAGCTGTGGGGGTGATTTTGATCTTCCAATTTGAATTGGCTCTATGAACCCTTCTGCTATCCATAGACGGATTAAGTCTCTAACCCAAATCTCTTCATCTTCAGGAAACACTCCAAGATATAGAAAGCATGGCTTCATTTTGTTGGGCAAATCATCATAGCTAAACTTCAAAAGCTCCATCATCTCCTCACTACTATCCTCATCAGCAACACTCCAATAAGGCAGTAAATTCATGATTTCTTCCCATGCATCCTCTGACCTCTCCCTCTTTGCAACAAGCCCAGCTGTGGTTTTGATAGCCAATGGTAAACCCTTGCAACTTTCAACAATTGATCTGCCAATAGATTCTAGCTCAGGAGGACAACTTCTTCTGCAGAAAACCTCCTTGTGAAACAGTTCCCAACTTCTTTCCTTATCCATAAAGGAAAGGTTGTGATGAGGTTCCTTTGACTCTGAAGCATAAGCCACCTGATCATTACGAGTAGTTACTAGTATCATGCCACCATTGTTGTTTTCTGGGAAACAATTCTTTATAGTGCGCCATGCTTTACTGTCCCAAACATCATCAAGGACTACCAAGTACTTTTTTCCTTCCAGACATTTCTTCACCTTCTGCTTTAGCTCCTCTTCACTACTTGAATCTTCCAATTTAGATGCAGATGGCTTCAGACACTTGAAAAGGCTCTTAAAAACTTCCTTTCCACTGTAATCCTTGGAAACAGTTGCCCATGCCCGGCAACGGAATAAAATCTTCACCTCATCGCTATTGTAGATCTTTCGAGCAAGGGTGGTCTTGCCTAACCCACCCATGCCAACAATGGAAACAACATTCCCAGGAGAATCTTCTTCCTTGAGTTGATTAATcacaatttcaaaatctttctccAATCCCACTACATTTTCTTCCTTCACAGTAGAACTACTTCCTTCAGCGATGCAATATTTCTTAACCTCAACACCATTGTTCAAAATATGATCATCTAGCACATCTTCATATCTTGTTGTTATAATGATCCTACTACCAGGACCAAACCAATCAGTTCTTCTAGCTAGTGAATCCAGTTGTTGTATACTATCAACATCATCTAAAACCAGAAGAACTCTTTTTTGGCCTAGTCTTTGTTTTATTTCAGAGGATCCTTTGAATGTGCTTCCAATCTTAGTCCTGACCTCCTCTCCCATCTCAGAAAGAAGAGTTTCTTGTAGATGTTCTAGGCCACCACCACTTTCATTTGTTTTCTCACTGATACTGGAAAGAAAACTTGCAGTTACAAAGTGAGGCCTAATCTTGTTATACAGCTCTGCAACAAATTTGCTTATTTCATCACCATCTCCATGGATTCCCAGCATGAAACAGGTAGCATGAGAACCAATTTCTAGAAGTGATTTTGCCTCCTCAAGATCAGAATCACATCCAAGTGGACGGTCGATGTACAGAGGCAAAGGAGGAAGTCTTTTTGTGACCTCTTCAACAATGTTGTCAATAGCCTCACCCCATGCTCTGCAGCCAACATAAAAGcacattttcttttcattttaattttctcttcttttatacaaatatatatactaCTATTAAGCAAGAGAATCATAGCAAAATAATTGAGATGATTTTACAACGGAATTAACAAAGATCAAAAcataataaaagaaatgttgTCTCACTAACAGAGAACTTAAATAAGCACTTATGGAAGTAGAatgttttaatatatatatattaaatagattattaatgcattgaaaaaaaaagttttcttttttattcccTTCTTAACTCATTATTAACTCAGATCTCATAAACTCAGTAAAATTGGGTTAAACCAAAATTTAGTCTCTTGAACATCAAAATAAGTAATTCTGTAAGAAATACTTTTAactaaacttttaaaaataaagatcTAACATTTCGTTTTAGTCtattgataaatatttttatgttactttaaaagaaattaaacaagCTCGTATAAATTTAGGTAATTACAGTATATCAAACATTGATGATCATATACAATTGAAAATCAGAACTCAAAAGCATGCATAAACATTTAAAAAGCTTTGTGTACAAAGtaaataactaattaactaCTCACGTTTTCTGATCACAGCGTTGACCGTGAATCTTGCCTACTTGAGACAACGCTGACTTCCATGCTTCCAACTTGTGGTTGtatcttcctttttttttatgagCAGCCATGGCTGTTTCATACTTATTTTTCTGAAACTGCACATCTGATTTTGCCACGCGGAAATAGACCGGTAACACCGGTCGCTTTGTTCCGTTGCCGGAACACTCCATGATCTTGACGAGTTCATCAAGGCACCACTTGGAAGTTGGATACTCATCGCAGAGTATAAGAATTGACATCCTTGATCTTTCAATTGCTTCTAGAAGAGCACCTTCAAGTTCCTCACCTATTCTGAGCTTCTCGCTATCTCTGAAAGTCTCGATTCTTTTGTTGACCAAAGCATGATAGAGTGCGTCTGTGAATTCGCGTCTGGTGTGGCCTCTGAAGCTCAGGAAAACATCATACTTGAAATATGACAATGGTGTTGCACCTTGATCTGATGACAATGGTGTTGCATCATGATCTGATGATGAACCTGTCATGCTAATTTGCGATTCGAGAAAGTCGAGAGGGGCagcatttttattaaaatctggCCAGCACTTATCCAGCAAAAAGAAGGTGAGTAATCCCATATTGTTAGATGTAATTTTACACAATTAAAAACACTAATGATAACTAATTAATAGTTATAAATCACAATATCTGCTGGTTACTAACACTGCTCTTTGCGATCATGCTAGGCTTAATCGTAATCGGAATAGTAATCACAAGAGTCAACAAAAGAAAGAGCAATGTATATAGAAACGGAGATTAGGTGATCAATGAAGTGATTACAACCAAATAAACGCGGAGCAAGTTTCTTTGTAGTTGctaattctaaatattttaattgcAATTTGCACTTACATTATgtataaaaagttaaaaacatACAATATTTAATGGTTATGACTTATTATAAGCATTGCTTGCTTTATGCGTTTTTTATTTGCTATGGAGAAGCTGCTTAACTCTCGTGGATTGACTTGGAGAGTCctctaataattatattaaatgctttttttttttaacttggAATAAGTGATAAAGTAATGAGGTGTTTGGCAATAGCTAATTTCATACATTATTTTTTGGAGTAATCgttcaaatttattttcgactaattttaaattaaattctttagtctttaatatatttttttatttttaagattttcaaaatttatatacgttaaataaataaatttaacaaatattaatataaGATAATTACATttctaaataatattattttaagacaaaataaatacttatatttTATTGTGATCACAGCGTTGACCATAAATCTTGCCTACTTGAGACAAAGCTGACCTCCATGCTTCCAACttgtgattgtatctgccttttTCTTCATGCGTAGCCATGGCTTTTCCATATTCATTAAGCTGAAACTCCACGTCTGATTTTGCCACATTGAAATAGACTGGTAACACCGGTCGCTTTCTTCCGTTTTCCGAACACTCCATGATCTTGATCAGTTCATCAAGGCACCATCACGAAGTTGGATACTTATCACAAAGTATCAGAATTGACATCCTTGATCTTTCAATTGCTTCAAGAAGAGAACCTTCGAAGGTGTCAATTCTTTTGTTGATCAAAGCATGATAGAGTGTGTCTGTGAATCTGAGTCTTGTGTAGCCTCTAAAGCTCAGAAAAACATCATACCTGAAATGTGATGGTAGTGCTGCACCTtatttttgttgatgatgaacctCCCATGGTAACAATCTTTGCAAGTTTTTAGTTGCAATAACCAAGAGTACTCTACAAAAGTTATGAGAATAATGGACATAGAAATGTAGATTAGGTGAAGTACAGTCATTATAAATGTAGACTCTGTCtaaattgtaaatattttaattacaatttacgttattttatatgtatattttaaaacatgtaATTGATGTTATAGAACTTTCTTGAGATGCGTGTCTTTTGAGTCGTGCCACTAAGcattaattttaacaattaCTTGCCCCCTGCCCTTCATCGAACGAATTAAAACACAGTAATCTATATGTCTACACTTGTTAATCTAGTTAAGATAGTAAACTCGGGTGCCCCAAAGGTTTTTCATACCAAAAAAGTGCTTTCATAGAAAAAAGTAATTCTCGAGAATAAAAAACTACTAATTCAGACTTAGATAATCTTTGGTTGATTCGTAAATCGTATTCATACTGTGAACTATCTATAGACAAACACTTTCATAATTAAAATCGAGGTCTTCTTGAATATAATAGCTAAGGAACCATGAATACCATATACAAGGGCATAAGAATGGCCCGACAATTAAACTAAAGTTCTATAGATTTTGTACTTTATTCAAAACTAAAGTGAACAAAACAATTCAATAGActtttccctttcttcttttttaaacCTCTTTTCGGATTTAACAGTTCAATATGGAACAAACTAATAGTTTTTGAAGTTTAATCCTCATGAAGCTGAATGGAACAGAAGCTCTACAAAAATTCACTGCCCAGTCATTTCTATTCAAGACTGGCTTGGGCACAACTTATAATTGATGTCactgaaaaaacaaaaacaggCCTGTTTTTGTTAACTACTCGAGCGGATTTGCTGTACAACTGAATCTGTTGCACTGCGTGTTCTCGTCAGAAACGACGGTGCATAGCCGGTAAACTTCCCAAACAAGCCAGAACTGGAACTGTGGGTTTGAACATCTTTAGGAGGAATTATGCTTGAATTTGTGCGATTATTTGTGTAATTCATCTCCTCTGAAATCTCAGCATCCTCCTGAAAAGACAGACAGAGGAGCTTAAATATGAGACCAAGGAGCAACACATAGGCAGCAAAATTCAAGAAAACAGATCGAAAAAAACTAGGATGATAATttcaagtaaaagaaaaagaatccCCGCCCCCcgccccctttttttttccttttttaaatGCAAATGAAGCACATCAGTAGAAATGCAAATGGATTAACAGTTCatgaagaaaatattttatctcaACTAACAATGAGGCACAAACAACTGTCAACCATGCCTAACCACAAGCAGATAGGCAACCAAcaattttctaaaatttcaaacaaaaaatgGAGATTAATCATTTTGGCACACAGCCAAACTTCTCTAAAGGAGGCTTGTCACGATTAGTAAGAAAAGTGCAAACCTGGTAAGATCCAGCAGAATTCGATGGAGAAGGAGGATCAATTGACAAAGCCGGAGGCATAGATCCATTCTGTTGAAAAAAGAGATAGTCGGAACTAATAATCAGCATGCAATGGGAGGGTGCAGTAAAGACTTCCCTAAAAAGCTAAGCACCACCCCAAAAGGTGCATATATCCTTTACCATATGTTTTGATGAGGTAGGGAGAGAGAAAAGGGGCATGAAGTGTTAAATGTTAATGAGGAGTAAAAGGAATGAATAAACAAATTATAGCACTAACTACTAAGCCCCACCCTTAATTTGGACTATTaagttaaattattattcatttagAACTCCTTGGTACTTCCAATTAAGGACATAGATCAAATCGATACTGACTTCTTGCTTTTAAAGTTTCATTCCCCACTTTGCTTAGATACTTAACAATATGCTTCAAATTGATTTCCTAATCGCAATTAAGGTAGATATATTACCCTTGACAATGGTGTAGCAGATGGTGGCTCAAGAGATAGCCTTGAAGGACCCGGCAGCGTAGCCTGTATAAATATAGGATTACAAAGTTAACAATAGAATAAGTTCTAAAGTAAAATTTGGGGTAAATATTGTTAAACTAGGAGCTGAAATTCCTAATGATTTATAGCCAAATACACTATGAGTTCAAACTCCAAATGCATGATACTACTACTTTCAAATAGGGCATAATTGCAGTCATCAATAAACGTGGAGAGAAAGTGGTTACCCTAGAAGAAGGGGAAACTGGTGGTAGCTCACTTGCAGGCTTGGGAGAATTGATTAAAGATGCCtatataattacaaaaaaaaaaaggtgattTGTTTgagaaaagggaaaaaaaagttattattaatataacaATTAAATGGAAAgaagataattaaaataataaaacaaggCACATTTGAGATTTAGGCTTTTAAGTCTAGACAAATAAAAGAAATCTAGACAAACGGAAGTTTAGTTCATGTTCTTGCCTGAATCTCTGTAGAAATATTGCATAACCTATATACTCCTTCAGTTGTGGCCACCTAGGCAGATAAAAACAGTAAACCATGAGTCTAAATAATATCACTCCCcacaaacaaaaacaaaaatgttTATCCAAACAGCAGACAatgaattgaatttaattgattatacctgcttcttttctatttctttgaTTTTCGATTCCTGAGAAGCAAGAAATTAGGGTTAGTTTCAAAATCCAACATtaaaactaaaggaaataaCATTAACTTGCAATCAATTTACC
This window contains:
- the LOC130973395 gene encoding disease resistance protein RPP13-like codes for the protein MGLLTFFLLDKCWPDFNKNAAPLDFLESQISMTGSSSDHDATPLSSDQGATPLSYFKYDVFLSFRGHTRREFTDALYHALVNKRIETFRDSEKLRIGEELEGALLEAIERSRMSILILCDEYPTSKWCLDELVKIMECSGNGTKRPVLPVYFRVAKSDVQFQKNKYETAMAAHKKKGRYNHKLEAWKSALSQVGKIHGQRCDQKTAWGEAIDNIVEEVTKRLPPLPLYIDRPLGCDSDLEEAKSLLEIGSHATCFMLGIHGDGDEISKFVAELYNKIRPHFVTASFLSSISEKTNESGGGLEHLQETLLSEMGEEVRTKIGSTFKGSSEIKQRLGQKRVLLVLDDVDSIQQLDSLARRTDWFGPGSRIIITTRYEDVLDDHILNNGVEVKKYCIAEGSSSTVKEENVVGLEKDFEIVINQLKEEDSPGNVVSIVGMGGLGKTTLARKIYNSDEVKILFRCRAWATVSKDYSGKEVFKSLFKCLKPSASKLEDSSSEEELKQKVKKCLEGKKYLVVLDDVWDSKAWRTIKNCFPENNNGGMILVTTRNDQVAYASESKEPHHNLSFMDKERSWELFHKEVFCRRSCPPELESIGRSIVESCKGLPLAIKTTAGLVAKRERSEDAWEEIMNLLPYWSVADEDSSEEMMELLKFSYDDLPNKMKPCFLYLGVFPEDEEIWVRDLIRLWIAEGFIEPIQIGRSKSPPQLEDIGEQYLKELVDRNLVQVAKRRSDGKGVKTCQIHDLFRELCISESNKPDNNNNNARRLSYPSNVGAYASIVTCNESCTCSLFIYQDVEHVWPHHIPEDCQVNVLYFPDWFTDINRTATDEYLKGLVKSLRFLKTGFSESYELCKFQGLETCDSYVHNGLSIGGFKKLRHLRSEFGVSLSADEVGVNDKMQNLQTLGYVSAESQLGSLLDNGCFPNLRKLGLKIAEEHGSTEDNLKRLHCLSNLRKLVLMFEECRAPLDRVTFPSNLIKDYLVRF